Within Runella rosea, the genomic segment GCATTTTTCTGCTCCAATATTATTTCTAATTTTCAATCGGCCAGAAGCCACCCAAAGAGTCTTTGAGGTTATTAAGAACCAAAAACCTTCCTGTTTTTTTATTGCTGCCGATGGCCCAAGAAAGGATAAGGAAGGAGAGGTCGAAAAATGCCAGATAACCCGAGAATTAGTACTTGAAGGAATTGACTGGGATTGCGATGTGAAAACTTACTTTAGAGATTCGAATGTAGGATGTGGCCGAAATGTATCAGAAGCCATTACTTGGTTTTTTGAACACGTACCCGAAGGGATTATTTTGGAGGATGATTGCTTGCCTAATGCTTCCTTTTTCCCCTTTTGTGCTGAATTACTTGAAAAGTATCGTGACAATAATGCTATATCAGCCATTTCGGGAAATAATTTTCAATTACAACAACCTATGGGCATTGAGAATGATTATTATTTCTCACTTTTTCCCTCAAGTTGGGGATGGGCTACTTGGGCAAGAAGTTGGAAAGACTACGAGTTATATATCAATAAGTGGGAGAAATTGGATAAGAAAGCTTTTCTTCAGAATTTGTTTGAAGAAAAGGAATACCAACTTTGGTGGAGAAATCAGTACGACTATTTTTTTAAAGAGAGACCCATTGATACATGGGATTTTCAATTCCATTTTCAAAGTATGATGAGAAGGCAATTGGCGGTGATTCCAAAAGTTAACTTAATCTCAAATATCGGACATGGGCCCGATGGGACTCATTTTAATAATCCCGACAGCTATTTTGCCAATATGCCTACTTATGAGTTAGACTTCCCTTTGACGCACCCCGAACAAATTGAAAGAAACTATGAAGCGGATGTGTTTATTCAAGATATGCTTTTTGGCAGGGCAGAAGTGGTTAGTAATTTTAAGAAAATCAAGCGATTAATCAAACGCCTCATTAAGTATTCGCCTCAATGACGCAGCTTTCGGTCATTACCATCAACTTGAATAACAGTGAAGGGCTACTAAAAACCATTGAAAGTGTTGTTAGCCAGACCTTTTCATCCTTTGAGTTTATTATCATAGATGGTGGGTCAACGGATAGCAGCCCCAGAGTGATTGAGGAATATTCAAAACACCTCACTTATTGGGTTTCTGAGCCTGATCAGGGTATATACCACGCCATGAACAAAGGCATCAAGGTCGCCAAGGGGAACTATTGCTTATTCCTAAACTCGGGTGATTGGTTGGTTAATCATACCGTGTTAGCCGATGTCTTTTCTGAAAATCCTACGGCTGATATTATCGCGGGTGATGTGTATTATTATGATAATCAACGAAATAGCATACAGTGGCACGTTGAATCGCCCGATGTATTGAGTGCCAAAATACTTTTTCAGGGCAGTTTGCCTCATCAGTCTACGTTTATTCGACGAGCTTTGTTTGAAAGCATAGGCTATTACAACGAGACCCTGCGTATCGCGTCTGATTGGCTCTTTTTTGTGGAGGCTTTGCTGGAAAAAAGTTGTAATTATACGCATTACCAAGGCGTAGTGTCCTATTTTAACATGGATGGGATAAGTTGCAACCCTGCGACGAATGGTTTGCCTAAACAAGAGCAGCTGATGGTTCTAAAGCAGAAGTATCCTTTATTTTTGGCTGATTATGACCGTTTGGCGCAGTTGGAAGAGCAGACAAATCAGTGGTCGGGAGGCCGTGAATATCTTGTTTTTACCTATTTTCAAAAGATAGGATTGATTCAGATAGGAGTATTTTGTTTGAGATTGTTCCGTTTTTTGAAACGTAAAATGGCCTTTAGCCGCTAATGATGAAAACATTTCTAAAAAAAATAGCCCAAAAATACGGGTATGATATTTTACACTTACCCACCGACCCGTTGGTAAGGCAGCGGCTAGATTTACTGAAACAGTACGATATAAACCTGATTTTTGATATTGGTGCCAATGTAGGTCAGTATGCCCAGAAGATGAGGGAAATGGGGTATCAGGGAGAAATCGTTTCCTTTGAACCTTTGCCTCGGGAGTTTGAGCAACTCAAAAAAAAAGCGGAAGGAGACTTTAGATGGAAAGCAGCGGAATTTGCGCTTGGTAATTTCAACGGGACGGCCGAAATCAATCTTGCTAAAAACTCATATAGCAGCTCAATTCTGGACATTCTGCCCGTGCACGTTGAAAGCGCCCCTGACTCTATTTATGTAGGGACACAAACGGTAACGGTTCGTCGGTTAGATGATGTGATTGAACAATATTATCTCCCAGGCCAAAATATCTTTGTTAAAATAGATACGCAAGGATTTGAAAGGCAAGTATTTGAGGGGAGTGTGGCTTCGCTCTCCAAAATTAACGGCTTCCAGATGGAATTGTCAATCGTGCCGCTGTACGAAGGCGAAACCCTGATGCAGGAGATGGTAGACTTACTGAGAAGTCATGGTTTTAAACTTAAACTCATAGAAGGTGGACACCGAAACTACGAGACGGGCGAGCTGCTTCAGGTAGAGTGTTTTTTCTTTTATGCTAAATAAGTTGAATATGGGTTCAATATTTAAGTGGTTGAAACAGATTAATATTCTTATGAATTTAATCAATGCTTTTAGATATAATTTAAAAAAAGAAATAAGTATAACCCAAGAAGAGCTATTGCTTACTAAGCAAAAATTAAAAATAACGCAACAGGAATTGTTATATTTTAAGATTTTGAACTATTATGAAACTAATTCCAACGATAAATATAAAAATGAATTGATTTTTTTGAAAGATATAGGTTGTATTTCTTTGTTTCCATATAGACAAATAAGAAAACTAGAAGATGTGATTGTAGGCTTTGATGATAATAAAAGAATGCCCTTTGTGATTCATAATGGGGATAGATTATATTTTCCAGAAAGTTGGAGTTTAAGTCAGGTAAAAGAAAACTATATTAGTCTAATAGAAGAACAAAGTATCTTAGGTGGAAATTTTCTTGAAAAATCTCCCCATCAATATCAAACTGAAAGCTTTTGTGTAAATAAAGGTGATATTGTTCTAGACATAGGTGCTGCGGAAGCATTATTTGCATTAGAGGTGATAAATTTAGCTGCAAAAGTATACATTTTTGAATCAGAAAAGATGTGGGCTAAACCGTTAGAAGCAACGTTTGAGCCATATAAAAATAAGGTAGTAATTATTAATAAGATGGTTTCAGGCGTAGATTCTGAAAATGAGATTACACTTGAAACAGCACTGGTAAACGAAAAAGCAAAGAGTTTATTTCTTAAATTAGATATAGAAGGAAGTGAAAGTTTGGTTTTAGAAGCAAACATGAATTTACTTAATAAGGATATAGACATTAAAGTGGCTTGCTGCACTTATCATAAAAATGAGGATGAGGAATATTTGAAGTTTTTTTTCGACCAAATTGGCTATAAGTCTGAATTTTCGGATGGGTTTATGATTTATGTACATGACGAGAATATAAGACCTCCTTACTTTAGAAAAGGGCTAATCAGGGCGCAAAATTAGCTTATGAGGATATTTAATTTTCAAAATAAATGAAAATAATTGATGTGTCGGTTGTGATGTGTACGTATAATGGAGCAAGCCATTTGAGAGAACAACTTGATTCAATTTTAACGCAGACTTATCCAATTAAAGAAGTTATTATTCAGGACGATAAATCAACGGATACTACATGGTATATTTTACAGGAGTATGCTAAAAAATATGCTTGCATTAGAGTATTTCAAAATGAAGTACAACTAGGTGTTAATCAGAACTTTATAAGCGCTTTCCATAAAGCACAGGGTGACTATATTGCAATTTCAGACCAAGATGATGTTTGGAAGCATGAAAAGATTGAAGTATATATTAATGAGCTTGAAAATGAACCATATTCTTTAGTCTACTCAAATTCTTTCATTACAGATAAGTACTTGAATGTAAAAAGTGTAATGGACTTCGGTAAACGCAATATCTATGACATGGTTTGGATGGGTACAATACCAGGACACTCAATTATGTTTAAGAGAGAAATTCTACTTCAGATAAAAAACCTAAATGAAATAGACTTTATCTACGATTGGTTGTTAAATATTACGTCTGTATCCGTTGGAAAAATAAAACAGGTAAAAGTTCCTTTAACTTATTGGAGGAGGCATGATCTGACGGTTACAAATTTAAATTATATCCCTCCTGTGACTGAGTATATGCCTCCAATAAGTGTGATTCTGTATGTGATGAAATTGATGATGGGGAAAAAAACTATTAAGAACTTTAAGTGGCAGTTTGAGAATGTATATCTTATTCTTAAGAATTTTAAAAGGTTGAAACGAATGCCATTACTTATTGATTTTTTATATTTTTATAAAAAAGAGAATATAATAGGAATGCTTATTTCTTCTATTATTTATATGATACTCAGAAATGATTTGCCCTTCAATGAAAGAATGAAATCAATATATACACCCATTTATAGGTATTATTACTATAAAACGGATGGCGATGGTTTAAGAGGGTAGTGAATGAGAGTGCTAATTAGTTGAATAGCTTTTTAAATGTCTCTAGTATCAATCATCACCATCAATCTCAACAACTGCAAAGGGCTAGAAAAAACCATCATGAGTGTAATTAGCCAGCGGTTTACCGATTATGAATTTATTGTGATTGATGGCGGGTCGAGTGACGGAAGCCTTGAATGCATAAGAGCGCACCAAAATTACATTCATTATTGGGTCTCTGAACCCGACAAGGGGATTTTCAACGCCATGAATAAGGGAATTGCCCAGGCCAAAGGGGACTATTGCCTGTTTTTAAACTCGGGAGATTGGCTGGTCGAAAATGTGTTGATGAACAGCTTTGGAGTTGATTTTGAGGAAGATATTATCTATGGAAATTCCTATCTGGCTCACGCTAACGGAGTCATTGAAGAATTAAAATATCCATCTCGGCTTTCTATGCGGTATTTTTTCAGTGCAACCATTGGCCACCAGTGTACCTTTATCAAAAGAGCACTTTTGAATGCTTACGGTGGGTATACCGAGAAATTTAAAATTCATGCTGATTACGAATTCTGGATTAAAGCGATTGTCATTGGCAATTGTACAGTGAAACATTGGCCTGTATTTGTATCTTATTATGACATGTCGGGAATTAGTTCTCGGCCCAATGAGTGGAGCCAAAAAGAGCATAAAACTATTTTGAATACGTATTTTTCAGCGAATATTTTGGCGGATTATGACTACTGGAAAAAACGGGAAAAGGAAATGGAGATTTTGATGTGGTATAAGCGCCAGCAGACGTTATACCCACTCCTTGTGCTGTTTTATAAGGTGCTAAAAAATATCAGGAAGTTGCTTAAAATGAGCTATTAAGCGATGTTTGAAGTTCCTATTTTATTGATTGTTTTCAACCGTCCTCAGGCGGCTCAAAAAGTCTTTAATGAGCTGAAGAAAATAAGGCCAAAATACTTGTTTGTGGCCGCCGACGGGCCAAGGTCCGACAAACCCGACGACGTTTTAAAGTGCGAGGCTACGCGAGAAATTTTCAAACAAATAGATTGGCGATGTGAATTGAAAACCTTATTTCGCGACAAAAACCGAGGCTGCGGACATGGGCCCGCCGAAGCAATTACTTGGTTTTTTGAGCAGGTAGAAGCAGGGATTATCTTGGAGGATGATTGTGTGCCTAGCGCGGGATTTTTCCCCTATTGTTCGACCTTGCTTAAACGCTATAAAGAGGATGAAACGATTTACATGATTTCGGGAACGAATGCCCTGAAATCGTGGCGACGGAGGAGAAGCTCCTATTTTTATTCGTTTATGGGGCATAGTTTAGGTTGGGCTACTTGGCGTCGTGCGTGGCAAAAATTTGACTATAGCATGGAAGCTTGGAAGACTCCAGAGGGGAAAAAAGCGATTCGAAAGGTCTTGAACAACCAGCAGTATTTTCGGCATTTTAAATTAGAATTTGACAAAATTTATCTGGAAGAACCCAATGACGTTTGGGATTTTCAATGGCTTTTTGCCCGTTGGGTCAATGCTGGTAAAACCATTGTTCCTTCGGTCAATCTTATTTCTAATATTGGGTTCAATGCGGATGCCACTCATTCATTCAATGAGAACGATTTATTGGCTAACCTTCCTTTGAAGTCAATTGTATTTCCATTGAAACACCCCAGCAATAAATTAGATACCTTTTTTGATTGGTACGTTTTTGAACGATTTATTAATACTAAAAAACGGAGTTTTGTTAAAAAACTGTTGCTCAAATCGGTCAAATTACTGCTAAAATACCGATTTATATAAACTGTGAGGATGACTCAGCGCAAACAAAGTATTTTAAATCTATCGGCAGTAGATTATGCAGGAGCGGGTAAATTTGCCGTTGATTTTAATGATCTACTGGTTAACTCTGAGTACAATTCGTACTTGGTCGTAAAAGATGTCAAAACGGAAAACCCAGCTGTACTGTGCTATCCAGATCATAAACTTACGGCCCCTTTTGCCAAACTTTTCAGGAAAATAGCAAAAGTAAAATGGAGCCGAGTAAGTTTTGATTACGATTATTATTTCTATAATTTATATGAACAGTATTCTGTCGTATCTGCAAAAAAAATCCTTGAATTAGTCCCTGTCAAACCTGATGTTATTTTTATTCATTGGGTGACTGATTTTCTGAATGCCAAAATTATTCATGAGTTATACAAACTGACAGGTGCGAAAATATATTGGCTAATGATAGACAATGCTCCCATCACGGGAGGGTGTCATTATCCTTGGACATGTAGGAGGTACCAGACTGATTGTGGCAATTGCCCCGCTATTACATCGCCTGAGGTTAAGTGGTTGGCGCAAAAGAATTTAGCGTTGAAATTAACGTATCTACCCGAAAGTATGGGCTTGTTGGTGTTCTCCGAAAGCGATCATAAGAGAGCGCGCCAATCTGCGGTCTTTAGACACAAATCTATTTATAAACTACTAGGTTTGGTAGATGAAAATAAGTTTGTCCTTGGTGACCAAGAAGCGGCTAAATCGCATTTTGGATTGGCTACTAATCATAAGGTAATTTTCTTCGGGGCGGCTTCATTGAAAGAAAGAAGAAAAGGAATGCACTTGCTTATAGAGGCCATTAAGATCCTAGAAGCCGAAAATGTTACCTATTTGATTGCAGGAAATGCTGCTTTACCATTTGAAAATCGCAGTATCAAAACCATTGGATATTTGGACGAAGGGCAACTAATAAAAGCCTACCAAGCCGCCGATATTTTTGTCTGCCCTTCTATTGAAGACTCTGGCCCAATGATGATTAACCAATCTATTATGTGCGGAACACCCGTCGTGGCGTTCAATACAGGAGTCGCGCAAGATTTGGTGCATACTGGCAATACTGGGTACCGGGCAGATTTGGGTGATTATAAAGACTTAGCAAAAGGCATAGCACAACTTCTCCAACTGGACAAAACGGCCCGTAGGGTGATGGGAGAGAATTGTCGAAATTTAGCAGTTTCACTTTACGGGAAGCAACCGTTCCATGCTCATATTGCCAAGCTAGTAAATGCGTGACATGATAAAATTAGACCAGCAATTAGGCCGTATTGAAGAACTGGAATGGGATAGCCTTTTCTTTGGCCGGAGGATTGGCAAGATTATATTAAACACAAATCAAGACTTAGAAGAACTTGACGAAACGCTTAATCGCGCTCAACTTCAAGACTACCAGTTGATTTATGTTTTTTCTTCACCAAGCATTGTTCTGCCTGCCTTGTTGCTTAGAAAGTTTGATAGCCAACTTGTTGATACAAAAGTTGTATATACGCAAAGACTCTCTGATGTATCATCCAGTGAAAGTTTCGACACTATTTACCCATTTAATTCAGCCGATGACCTTTCTGAATTATACAATTTGGCCTTTGAAAGCGGTCAATATTCAAGGTACAGAGTGGACCCATTTTTCACTGAACAAGATTTTCAAGGCCTTTACCGAGAGTGGATTGATAAATCAGTTCAGGGTATTATTGCTGATGAAGTCTTTCTGTATAAACTTGAGGGTAAGATTTTGGGCATGGTGACGCTAAAAATTGTTGGGAATAGGGGTGTGATTGGCCTGATGGCCGTAGGGGCTGCGTATAGAGGTCAGGCCATAGGGAAAAAACTGCTCAATTATATTAAGAAGTTTTTAGCAAGTAAAGAAATAAGGCAACTAGACGTAGCTACTCAATTGGAGAATCGAGCCGCTTGCCTGTTTTATGAAAAAAACGGCTTTAGTATTGCTAGCGGAACAGATATTTATCACGTTTGGTTATGAGTGCTATTGAAATACCCTTTAATAAGCCTTACCTCACTGGTAAAGAGACCGCCTATATTGTCGAGGCAGTTCAATCGGGAAAAATTTCGGGTAATGGGTTATTTACCCAAAAATGCCATCGTTTTTTTGAAGAAAAATACGGCTTCAAAAAAGTTTTATTGACCACATCTTGCACCGATGCCCTCGAAATGGCGGCCATACTGGCTAATATCCAGCCTGGTGATGAAGTCATTGTTCCTTCTTATACGTTTGTCTCGTCGGCCTTGGCATTTGTCAGACAGGGGGCAAAGATTATTTTCGCCGATAGCTATTCTGATAATCCCAATATTGATGCCACACAAATAGAATCTCTCATTACGCCCAAAACCAAAGCAATTGTCCCCGTACATTATGCAGGAGTTGCCTGTGACATGGACATCATTATGGAATTGGCAACTCGTTATAATTTGTTGGTAATTGAAGATGCTGCCCAAGCCATAGACGCCTATTATAAAGGCCAGCCTTTAGGGACTATTGGGCACTTAGCTGCTTTTTCATTTCACGAAACCAAGAATATCATTGCAGGGGAAGGAGGAATGTTGGCCATAAATGATGAGCGATTTTTGAAGCGTGCCGAAACGATTTGGGAAAAAGGTACCAACCGTGCGGAATTCTTTAGGGGTGAAATCAATAAATATGGATGGGTAGACATAGGCTCCTCATTTTTGCCTTCCGAGATAATTTCGGCGTTCCTCTACGCTCAGTTAGAAAATATGGAGGATATTCAGCAAAAAAGAACGTCTCTTTGGAATTATTACCATGAAAAATTGAGTCCTTTGGCTGCTCAAGGTTTTATTCAGCTTCCAGCAGTCCCTAATTATTCGACCAACAACGCGCATTTATTTTACTTGATTTGTCATTCTATCAACGACAGAGAATCCCTCATAAAGCAACTGAAAGAGAACGGAATTTTGGCAGTATTTCACTATTTAAGCTTGCACAGCAGCCCATTTTACACCGCACAACACGATGGTAGGTTGCTTAGTAATTCTGATTGTTTTAGTGATTGTTTGGTGCGACTTCCTTTATTCTATGAGCTGACTTTCGGTGATATAGACAAAATAACTACGCTCATTGAGCAAATATATCCTGAGTACAATCATGCCCAAGCTTTCCATTATTACCATTAATTACAACAACGTTGAGGGGCTGAAAAAAACCATCGAAAGCGTAGTGAATCAAACCTCTCAAGACTTTGAATATTTGGTCATTGATGGCGGCTCAACCGATGAAAGTGTAGAAATAATCAAGAGATATGCTGATAAAATCAACTATTGGATAAGTGAAGCCGATAATGGTATTTATCAGGCCATGAACAAGGGAATTGTGAAAGCAACAGGTGACTATTGCCAATTTTTGAACTCGGGCGATTATCTGATGGCGCCAGATGTGACCGCGAAGATGCTCGACAACATGCCCGACTGCAGTATTTTGTACGGCAATAAAATTCGAGAAATCAATGGTAAGATGCAGGTAGAACGCAGTTTTGCGGGCCGACAAGTGACCCTGTTTGATATGTATGTCTCTACGTTTTTTCACGCGCCTGCTTACATCAAAAAGACATTGTTTGATACCTACGGGTTGTACGATGAATCGCTCAAAATCGTGTCAGACTGGAAATTTTACCTCATTACCATCGGATTAAATAACGAAAAAGTGGTGTACAGAGACATTGATTTAGTGTGGTTTGACCCCAATGGAATCAGTAGTACCAATAAAGCATTGGATAAACAGGAACGAAAAGTGGTCTTGGAACAGGTACTGCCGCCCAATATTCGGTTGGACTATGAAGAGTTTGCGCGTGACGGTCAAATCATGCGCAGGCTAAAAAAAAGTAAATGGGCTTGGTTTATGATCCTTAATCTCTACCGACTTTTTTTTAGAGTAGATAAGTATTTGTAAAATAATTGATTATGAAGCAATTTCTTTCTGGAATCCTTGATAAGTTAGGGTTTATGGTCGTTACCAAACGAAAAATAAAGACTTATCAGTTGGCAAAACTAGAACAAGAGTACCCTATGTTGGAAGACAAAGGGATATTTATAAAAGCGCGGGCCAACGGAGGGTTAAAGGAAAAACTGGTGGAACAAGGCAAAACACGCTGGCTAGAAATCGGTTGCGGAGGTACGTTTGATGACTATTTTGTGTATATCGATTTGTTTCCCGAAACATTGGTCAATCAAAAAGGGAAATATTACCGGCTAGATATGGTCAATGCTACCGATGAGAGCCTTCAAAAACTCGGTAAATTTGACTTGATACGGATGCAGCACGTGTTTGAACATTTTACGCCTGAGGCAGGTAGAACGGTGCTGGAGAATTGCGCTAAACTCCTCAACAAAGACGGGTACATCCTCATCTCTACGCCCGATTTGAGAAAGTACATCGGATTTTATTTGTCAGGTCAAATCAGAAACAATTTTGATTGGGCTTTAAACAGAATCCCGAAAGATAGCCCTAACAGTTTCTATTTTTCCGTTTTTTCGCATAGCCTGCCGTTTGAAAAACACGAGTGGTGTTATGATGCCGAAGGGTTACTTTATCAGCTAGAGACGGTTGGGAAATTCAAAAACGCCCGAGAAATTACGCTCGAGGACGAAATGGCTAATATTCCTTTTACCCACAACCGGCCCAACGAAGATGTTTGTGTGCTGGCTCAATTGAAGTAGGTTACCCATGAAAGTGTATCTTGACCCTTGGACAGATGTAGATTATACGGCATATTATATTCAAGGTTTGTATGAAATTTATGGCATAAAAAACGTTCAGTTTTCTAGTCGTTATTTTAATGGAAATAAACCTAATCGGGCATTAAAGTTTGTGGTAGAAAGCGGAGTGAGAATAAGCAGATACGTGATTGATTGGAGTGACGCAACCACCGTGGAGCGGGAAGATTATGAATGGTGCGATTTTTACGGCAAAATCAATTATAATGAAAAGGCAACTCCCGAAGAATTAAGGGCCAAAATCAAAAAATTAGCCCCAGGTTTCGGTATCAAAATATGGAGTTTATACAATAGCGTGTTTCTTGCAGGTTCAAATTGTCTTAAATCAACCCCTCCCTTGAAGCAGACCAAGCGGTTTTTGTCAAAGTATATAAAGCAAAATAGGCATCTACCGATAGAAAGTTATTGTCCTGGACAATCAAAGGGCGATTATGTGTTCTCCGTGAGTGCCTTGTGGAACAGTGATGAATGGATTCGCAACGATGAAACTGTCAATTTATATCGTGCTCGCTTTTTCGAGGTCTGTAAATCAATTGAAAGCCTGCATTTTGAAGGCGGGTTTGTATATAGCCAAATCAAAAATAGGAATCCTCGTTTTCAACACTTAATGTTGGATACGGATTGGATTTTGAAAGAAGAATACATCGCTAAAATCAAGGACTCAACCCTCGTCTTTAATACGCCCGCTTGGGCTATGTGCCACGGATGGAAGTTGGGGGAGTATTTGGCCTTAGGCAAAGCCATTATTTCAACACCCTTAATGAATGACTTGCCCGCTCCACTTGAACATGGGAAACACATTCATTTCGTATCTGGCGAAGAAGATGAGATAAAAAAAGCCGTTGAACTTTTGCTTAATGATAAAGAATACAGACAGCATTTAGAAAAAGGTGCGTATGAGTACTATACAAAGTATGCCTCGCCTATTCAATCGATAAAACTTTTAGCTGAGTAATTAAATTCGACTTTGAAGCTATTTTTTGGTGTATCAACTAAGTTCTCTAAAATTTTAAAGAATAATAAATAGGGGAATAAAAAATATTATGGTACTTGAAAATTTAGAATTTAAGATATTGAAAAAATTAAGATTACTAAATTTATTCAATGTATCCAAAAAAATATCATACGCACGCCATAAAATTAATATTCCTGTTGTAGGAGGACTTGGATACCCAAATCTGTACTTAAAACCCAATTGGCTTTATATACTTGTTGATGAGTTGTTCGTTTCAGATGGGCAAACGTTTATTGATGTAGGGGCAAATATTGGTCAAACCCTAATCTCAGTCAAGACCGCGGGGAAACAAATAAATTATATAGGCTTTGAGCCCGCTGTATCGTGCTGTTATTACTTGAAAGAATTAATAAAGGTTAATAATTTTCAGAACTGCCACATTTACAATTTCGCACTTTCTAATAAACTAGGGCAGATATTCTTGGAAAGGAATAATGATGCGGATCCTACAGCGTCGATTGTAGAAGAACTTCGACCTCAATTTTTCAGACTGAGAGATCCAATTATAGCTATTAATTTGG encodes:
- a CDS encoding GNAT family N-acetyltransferase produces the protein MIKLDQQLGRIEELEWDSLFFGRRIGKIILNTNQDLEELDETLNRAQLQDYQLIYVFSSPSIVLPALLLRKFDSQLVDTKVVYTQRLSDVSSSESFDTIYPFNSADDLSELYNLAFESGQYSRYRVDPFFTEQDFQGLYREWIDKSVQGIIADEVFLYKLEGKILGMVTLKIVGNRGVIGLMAVGAAYRGQAIGKKLLNYIKKFLASKEIRQLDVATQLENRAACLFYEKNGFSIASGTDIYHVWL
- a CDS encoding glycosyltransferase family 2 protein yields the protein MSLVSIITINLNNCKGLEKTIMSVISQRFTDYEFIVIDGGSSDGSLECIRAHQNYIHYWVSEPDKGIFNAMNKGIAQAKGDYCLFLNSGDWLVENVLMNSFGVDFEEDIIYGNSYLAHANGVIEELKYPSRLSMRYFFSATIGHQCTFIKRALLNAYGGYTEKFKIHADYEFWIKAIVIGNCTVKHWPVFVSYYDMSGISSRPNEWSQKEHKTILNTYFSANILADYDYWKKREKEMEILMWYKRQQTLYPLLVLFYKVLKNIRKLLKMSY
- the rffA gene encoding dTDP-4-amino-4,6-dideoxygalactose transaminase, encoding MSAIEIPFNKPYLTGKETAYIVEAVQSGKISGNGLFTQKCHRFFEEKYGFKKVLLTTSCTDALEMAAILANIQPGDEVIVPSYTFVSSALAFVRQGAKIIFADSYSDNPNIDATQIESLITPKTKAIVPVHYAGVACDMDIIMELATRYNLLVIEDAAQAIDAYYKGQPLGTIGHLAAFSFHETKNIIAGEGGMLAINDERFLKRAETIWEKGTNRAEFFRGEINKYGWVDIGSSFLPSEIISAFLYAQLENMEDIQQKRTSLWNYYHEKLSPLAAQGFIQLPAVPNYSTNNAHLFYLICHSINDRESLIKQLKENGILAVFHYLSLHSSPFYTAQHDGRLLSNSDCFSDCLVRLPLFYELTFGDIDKITTLIEQIYPEYNHAQAFHYYH
- a CDS encoding glycosyltransferase; translation: MKIIDVSVVMCTYNGASHLREQLDSILTQTYPIKEVIIQDDKSTDTTWYILQEYAKKYACIRVFQNEVQLGVNQNFISAFHKAQGDYIAISDQDDVWKHEKIEVYINELENEPYSLVYSNSFITDKYLNVKSVMDFGKRNIYDMVWMGTIPGHSIMFKREILLQIKNLNEIDFIYDWLLNITSVSVGKIKQVKVPLTYWRRHDLTVTNLNYIPPVTEYMPPISVILYVMKLMMGKKTIKNFKWQFENVYLILKNFKRLKRMPLLIDFLYFYKKENIIGMLISSIIYMILRNDLPFNERMKSIYTPIYRYYYYKTDGDGLRG
- a CDS encoding glycosyltransferase, which gives rise to MTQRKQSILNLSAVDYAGAGKFAVDFNDLLVNSEYNSYLVVKDVKTENPAVLCYPDHKLTAPFAKLFRKIAKVKWSRVSFDYDYYFYNLYEQYSVVSAKKILELVPVKPDVIFIHWVTDFLNAKIIHELYKLTGAKIYWLMIDNAPITGGCHYPWTCRRYQTDCGNCPAITSPEVKWLAQKNLALKLTYLPESMGLLVFSESDHKRARQSAVFRHKSIYKLLGLVDENKFVLGDQEAAKSHFGLATNHKVIFFGAASLKERRKGMHLLIEAIKILEAENVTYLIAGNAALPFENRSIKTIGYLDEGQLIKAYQAADIFVCPSIEDSGPMMINQSIMCGTPVVAFNTGVAQDLVHTGNTGYRADLGDYKDLAKGIAQLLQLDKTARRVMGENCRNLAVSLYGKQPFHAHIAKLVNA
- a CDS encoding glycosyltransferase family 2 protein, giving the protein MTQLSVITINLNNSEGLLKTIESVVSQTFSSFEFIIIDGGSTDSSPRVIEEYSKHLTYWVSEPDQGIYHAMNKGIKVAKGNYCLFLNSGDWLVNHTVLADVFSENPTADIIAGDVYYYDNQRNSIQWHVESPDVLSAKILFQGSLPHQSTFIRRALFESIGYYNETLRIASDWLFFVEALLEKSCNYTHYQGVVSYFNMDGISCNPATNGLPKQEQLMVLKQKYPLFLADYDRLAQLEEQTNQWSGGREYLVFTYFQKIGLIQIGVFCLRLFRFLKRKMAFSR
- a CDS encoding FkbM family methyltransferase, coding for MMKTFLKKIAQKYGYDILHLPTDPLVRQRLDLLKQYDINLIFDIGANVGQYAQKMREMGYQGEIVSFEPLPREFEQLKKKAEGDFRWKAAEFALGNFNGTAEINLAKNSYSSSILDILPVHVESAPDSIYVGTQTVTVRRLDDVIEQYYLPGQNIFVKIDTQGFERQVFEGSVASLSKINGFQMELSIVPLYEGETLMQEMVDLLRSHGFKLKLIEGGHRNYETGELLQVECFFFYAK
- a CDS encoding glycosyltransferase family 2 protein, with amino-acid sequence MPKLSIITINYNNVEGLKKTIESVVNQTSQDFEYLVIDGGSTDESVEIIKRYADKINYWISEADNGIYQAMNKGIVKATGDYCQFLNSGDYLMAPDVTAKMLDNMPDCSILYGNKIREINGKMQVERSFAGRQVTLFDMYVSTFFHAPAYIKKTLFDTYGLYDESLKIVSDWKFYLITIGLNNEKVVYRDIDLVWFDPNGISSTNKALDKQERKVVLEQVLPPNIRLDYEEFARDGQIMRRLKKSKWAWFMILNLYRLFFRVDKYL
- a CDS encoding nucleotide-diphospho-sugar transferase, producing the protein MFEVPILLIVFNRPQAAQKVFNELKKIRPKYLFVAADGPRSDKPDDVLKCEATREIFKQIDWRCELKTLFRDKNRGCGHGPAEAITWFFEQVEAGIILEDDCVPSAGFFPYCSTLLKRYKEDETIYMISGTNALKSWRRRRSSYFYSFMGHSLGWATWRRAWQKFDYSMEAWKTPEGKKAIRKVLNNQQYFRHFKLEFDKIYLEEPNDVWDFQWLFARWVNAGKTIVPSVNLISNIGFNADATHSFNENDLLANLPLKSIVFPLKHPSNKLDTFFDWYVFERFINTKKRSFVKKLLLKSVKLLLKYRFI